The Methylomarinum vadi genome has a window encoding:
- the lolD gene encoding lipoprotein-releasing ABC transporter ATP-binding protein LolD: MSNDIILQCTDLRKTYVQGDLNVEVLKGVNLSVSSGERVAIMGASGSGKSTLLHLLGGLEKPSAGEVILDGENLNKINGGRLSQLRNQSLGFIYQFHHLLGEFTMLENVAMPLLIGRQSIKQAQQQATELLKRVGLGHRIKHKPGELSGGERQRAAVARALINKPKCVLADEPTGNLDSKTAEQIYQLMLELNEELQVSFLVVTHDPDLAGRMDHVLHMEDGVIIS, encoded by the coding sequence ATGAGTAATGACATCATTCTGCAATGCACCGATCTGCGTAAGACTTACGTCCAGGGCGATTTGAATGTTGAAGTTCTGAAAGGGGTCAATTTATCCGTATCGTCGGGAGAACGGGTCGCCATCATGGGGGCCTCGGGTTCCGGCAAGAGCACGTTGCTGCATCTGTTGGGCGGCCTGGAAAAACCTAGCGCTGGCGAAGTGATACTGGATGGGGAAAATCTGAATAAGATAAATGGCGGCCGCTTGAGCCAATTGCGCAATCAGTCGTTGGGGTTTATCTATCAGTTTCACCATTTATTGGGTGAATTCACCATGCTGGAAAATGTCGCGATGCCGCTCTTGATCGGTAGGCAATCGATCAAGCAGGCGCAACAACAAGCGACCGAATTATTGAAAAGAGTCGGCTTGGGACACCGGATTAAACATAAACCGGGCGAGCTTTCCGGCGGGGAAAGGCAACGCGCGGCGGTCGCCAGGGCCTTGATCAACAAACCCAAATGCGTTTTGGCCGACGAACCGACCGGCAATCTGGACAGTAAAACGGCTGAGCAAATTTATCAATTAATGCTGGAATTGAACGAGGAGTTGCAGGTCAGTTTCTTGGTTGTCACGCACGATCCGGATTTGGCCGGACGCATGGATCATGTCTTGCATATGGAAGATGGCGTGATAATCTCTTAA
- a CDS encoding lipoprotein-releasing ABC transporter permease subunit: MFKPLILYIGLRYTRAKRRTQFISFITLTSILGIALGVTALITVLSVMNGFEAELRQRILGMTSHTTITGRYGKLENWRQLNQRLQGYPHVEGSAPFVHGQVMINVDRQVSGTLLRGVLPAMEPEVSEVAANMEVGSLDDLRPGQFGVILGAELAAFLGVTVGDRVTIISPQVNSTPAGILPRLRRFTVVGVFRVGMYEYDRNMALTHIDDAAKLFRLGDAVSGLRLKLDDLFNAPQISRALANELYRDYRVSDWTKAHSNFFRAIKTEKRVMFIILLLIVAVAAFNIVSTLVMVVTDKRGDIAILKTQGLTSRSVMGIFIVLGGVIGIFGTLMGTLGGVLLALNVETIVPAIEEFFGVQFMAADVYYISEVPSKLDWNDVYVIAAMAFSLSLLATLYPAWQASRVNPAEVLRYE; this comes from the coding sequence ATGTTTAAACCTCTGATCCTATACATAGGGCTACGCTACACGCGAGCCAAACGGCGCACTCAGTTCATCTCCTTCATTACGCTGACGTCCATACTCGGCATCGCCCTGGGCGTGACTGCCCTGATCACGGTTTTGTCGGTCATGAACGGGTTCGAAGCGGAATTGCGCCAGCGCATACTCGGCATGACGTCGCATACGACGATAACCGGCCGCTACGGCAAGTTGGAAAATTGGCGGCAACTCAACCAACGATTACAGGGTTACCCCCATGTCGAAGGAAGCGCGCCGTTCGTCCACGGCCAAGTCATGATCAATGTCGACCGCCAGGTCAGCGGTACGCTATTGCGCGGCGTATTGCCCGCCATGGAGCCGGAGGTATCGGAAGTGGCCGCTAACATGGAAGTGGGTTCGTTGGATGATTTAAGGCCGGGACAATTCGGCGTTATTCTCGGCGCCGAACTGGCCGCCTTCCTTGGCGTGACGGTCGGCGATCGGGTTACGATCATCAGTCCGCAGGTCAATTCGACGCCGGCCGGCATTTTGCCCAGGCTGAGGCGTTTTACCGTGGTTGGCGTTTTTCGTGTCGGCATGTATGAATACGACCGCAATATGGCCTTGACGCATATCGATGACGCCGCGAAATTGTTTCGTCTCGGCGATGCGGTTTCCGGACTGCGCTTGAAATTGGACGACTTGTTCAATGCCCCGCAAATCAGTCGGGCGTTGGCCAACGAACTGTATCGGGATTACCGGGTCAGCGACTGGACCAAGGCGCACAGCAACTTCTTCCGGGCGATCAAGACCGAAAAGCGGGTCATGTTTATCATTTTGTTGTTGATCGTCGCGGTCGCCGCTTTCAACATAGTTTCCACGTTAGTCATGGTGGTGACCGATAAGCGCGGCGATATTGCAATACTAAAGACGCAGGGGCTGACCAGCCGTTCCGTCATGGGCATCTTCATCGTACTCGGCGGCGTAATCGGCATATTCGGTACGTTGATGGGAACATTGGGAGGCGTGTTATTGGCGTTGAATGTCGAAACCATCGTGCCCGCCATCGAAGAATTTTTCGGTGTGCAGTTTATGGCCGCCGATGTCTATTACATCAGTGAAGTGCCGTCTAAACTGGACTGGAACGATGTCTATGTGATCGCGGCCATGGCCTTTTCTTTGTCGCTGCTGGCCACCTTATATCCAGCCTGGCAGGCATCGCGGGTCAATCCGGCCGAGGTGTTGCGCTATGAGTAA
- the fur gene encoding ferric iron uptake transcriptional regulator, whose amino-acid sequence METQDLRDAGLKVTLPRLKILEILEKQSDQDRHLTAEQVYKILLSEDEEIGLATVYRVLTQFEAAGLVCRHHFEGGNSVFELNKGLHHDHIMCVKCGRVDEFTDEVIEKRQKAIAKELGYELTDHSLYLYGFCADCKQSS is encoded by the coding sequence TTGGAAACGCAGGATTTAAGAGATGCCGGTCTCAAAGTGACCTTGCCCCGATTGAAAATTCTGGAGATTCTGGAAAAACAATCGGATCAGGATCGCCATCTGACCGCGGAACAAGTATATAAAATTTTGTTGAGCGAAGACGAGGAAATCGGTCTGGCGACAGTTTACCGCGTGTTGACGCAATTCGAGGCGGCTGGATTGGTATGCCGGCATCATTTCGAGGGCGGCAACTCTGTGTTCGAATTGAATAAGGGTTTGCATCATGACCATATCATGTGCGTAAAATGCGGTCGGGTCGATGAATTTACCGACGAGGTGATCGAAAAGCGGCAGAAAGCCATCGCTAAGGAACTGGGTTATGAATTGACCGATCACAGCCTTTATCTATACGGGTTTTGCGCCGACTGCAAACAGTCTTCCTGA
- a CDS encoding outer membrane protein assembly factor BamE — MAGCSTVLNNLPGVYSLDIQQGNIVNQEMVDQLRPNMTKRQVLYIMGSPMLIDVFHQKRWDYLYSEQPGGGARVQKRLSLFFDDDKLIGVQGDFRPSSLPVVAESKETTVEIPKRNLDKTMWQKISGLFSDEPDLQASKRKTGADEPRRDDGNEKVFDEPF; from the coding sequence ATGGCTGGCTGTTCTACCGTTCTGAACAATCTTCCCGGTGTTTATTCTCTGGACATACAACAAGGCAATATCGTTAATCAGGAAATGGTGGACCAGCTCAGGCCCAATATGACCAAACGTCAAGTTCTATATATCATGGGGTCGCCGATGCTGATTGATGTTTTTCATCAGAAGCGTTGGGATTATTTGTATTCTGAGCAACCCGGTGGTGGAGCCCGAGTGCAAAAACGCCTGTCGCTGTTTTTCGATGATGACAAACTGATTGGCGTACAAGGTGATTTTAGGCCGTCTTCCCTGCCGGTAGTCGCCGAGTCCAAGGAAACTACGGTAGAAATACCGAAACGCAACCTGGACAAGACCATGTGGCAAAAAATCAGCGGTCTTTTCAGCGATGAACCGGATTTACAGGCTAGTAAAAGAAAAACGGGGGCAGACGAGCCGCGCCGAGATGATGGCAACGAAAAAGTATTCGACGAACCGTTTTAA
- a CDS encoding RnfH family protein — MAKSIQVEVAYAEQDRQVIVTLTVAEGTTLAEAIAESGMTQQFPHIDLNVNKAGIFGKICKLEQRLRDGDRVEIYRSLAQHPMDARRNRAAGR; from the coding sequence GTGGCTAAGTCAATCCAGGTGGAGGTGGCTTATGCTGAGCAGGACAGGCAGGTGATTGTTACGCTGACGGTCGCGGAAGGAACGACGTTGGCCGAGGCGATTGCCGAGTCTGGTATGACGCAACAGTTTCCGCATATCGATTTGAACGTCAATAAAGCCGGTATTTTCGGTAAAATCTGCAAGTTGGAACAAAGGCTGAGGGACGGCGACAGGGTGGAGATTTATCGTTCTTTGGCCCAGCATCCGATGGACGCGCGGCGCAATCGAGCGGCGGGGCGCTGA
- a CDS encoding type II toxin-antitoxin system RatA family toxin → MTLVQKSALVRFSAQQMYDLVDDIESYPQFLPWCGGSRVLRREDNIVEGEILIAKGAIRKTFATRNRVEPGSKIYMSLLEGPFQSLEGVWNFIPLREDASKISLDLEFEVSGKLAGLAFGSVFNQICNTMVVSFTERAKALYGG, encoded by the coding sequence ATGACGTTGGTACAAAAGTCTGCGCTGGTCAGGTTTTCGGCGCAGCAGATGTATGATTTGGTCGACGATATCGAATCCTACCCGCAATTTTTACCCTGGTGTGGCGGTAGCCGCGTTTTGCGCCGCGAAGACAATATCGTCGAGGGCGAAATTTTGATCGCCAAGGGCGCTATCCGTAAAACCTTCGCCACCCGCAACCGGGTGGAGCCCGGCAGCAAGATCTACATGAGTTTGCTCGAAGGTCCGTTTCAGTCGTTGGAAGGGGTGTGGAATTTCATCCCGTTGCGCGAGGACGCCAGTAAAATTTCCCTGGATCTGGAATTCGAGGTATCCGGTAAGCTGGCCGGTTTGGCGTTTGGTTCGGTGTTCAACCAGATTTGTAACACCATGGTGGTGTCATTCACCGAGCGGGCGAAGGCATTATATGGTGGCTAA
- a CDS encoding sodium-dependent transporter: MTDTTKSIHGEWSSRFAFILAATGSAVGLGNIWKFPYITGENGGGAFVLVYLLCVLAIGIPIMIAEIMMGRRGRQSPINTMTTLAEEAQVDSRWHYLGWMGVAAGFLILSYYSVVAGWALSYVVKAFFGGFSGGDAEEIKSLFDGLVASPVQLVFWHSVFMLATMMIVRRGVSGGLEKAVRFLMPALFVILLLLVGYAMTTGFYQQGLDFMFEADFSEIDANAILTAMGHAFFTLSLGMGAIMVYGSYLPRHISIAKTAIYIAGADTIVALLAGIAIFPIVFANGLEPGAGPGLIFQTLPIAFGNMSGGWLFGFLFFVLLVFAALSSSISLIEPAVAWLVENKGMDRHSACIWSGLVTWLLGVAVAFSFNIWSDITLFDKSIFDLLDYLTANLMLPLGGLCIALFAGWMMKRQHTLQELEMPEQQYGVWKFLICYIAPAAVFLVFLHVVGII; this comes from the coding sequence ATGACGGATACAACAAAATCAATTCATGGTGAATGGTCTTCACGTTTCGCTTTCATTCTGGCCGCCACCGGCTCCGCGGTCGGCCTGGGTAATATTTGGAAATTTCCCTATATCACTGGCGAAAACGGTGGCGGTGCGTTCGTATTGGTTTATTTGCTGTGCGTTTTGGCAATCGGTATTCCCATCATGATTGCCGAAATCATGATGGGAAGGCGAGGCCGGCAGAGTCCGATCAATACCATGACCACCTTGGCCGAGGAGGCGCAGGTCGATAGTCGCTGGCATTACCTGGGCTGGATGGGGGTTGCGGCCGGTTTTCTCATACTTTCTTATTATAGCGTGGTAGCCGGCTGGGCATTGTCCTATGTGGTCAAGGCTTTTTTTGGCGGTTTTTCCGGCGGCGATGCCGAGGAAATCAAAAGCCTGTTCGACGGTTTGGTGGCAAGTCCCGTGCAATTAGTTTTCTGGCATAGCGTGTTCATGTTGGCAACGATGATGATCGTGCGGCGTGGGGTCAGCGGCGGGCTGGAAAAAGCGGTGCGTTTTTTGATGCCGGCCTTATTTGTCATTCTGTTATTGCTAGTCGGTTATGCGATGACTACGGGTTTCTACCAACAAGGTCTGGATTTCATGTTCGAGGCCGATTTCAGCGAGATTGACGCGAATGCTATTTTGACCGCCATGGGGCATGCTTTTTTTACCCTGAGTTTGGGGATGGGGGCGATCATGGTGTACGGTTCTTATCTGCCCCGCCACATTTCCATCGCCAAAACGGCGATCTACATTGCCGGGGCCGATACTATTGTCGCCTTGCTCGCCGGTATTGCGATATTCCCGATTGTTTTCGCCAATGGCTTGGAGCCTGGGGCCGGCCCCGGATTGATTTTTCAAACCTTGCCGATCGCCTTCGGTAACATGAGTGGCGGTTGGTTGTTCGGTTTTCTGTTTTTTGTCTTGTTGGTTTTTGCCGCCTTGTCTTCGTCGATTTCTTTGATCGAACCGGCCGTCGCCTGGTTGGTGGAAAATAAAGGCATGGACCGGCATAGCGCTTGCATTTGGTCCGGATTGGTTACTTGGCTGTTGGGCGTCGCGGTAGCGTTCTCCTTTAATATTTGGTCTGATATCACCTTGTTCGATAAGTCGATCTTTGATTTGTTGGATTATTTGACCGCTAATCTGATGCTGCCGCTCGGCGGATTATGTATCGCCTTGTTTGCCGGGTGGATGATGAAACGACAGCATACCCTGCAGGAACTGGAAATGCCGGAACAACAATATGGCGTCTGGAAATTTTTGATTTGCTATATCGCGCCGGCGGCCGTTTTTTTAGTCTTTTTGCATGTAGTTGGAATTATTTAA
- the smpB gene encoding SsrA-binding protein SmpB, protein MASKKSKKNKKQPDNTIALNRQATHEYFIEEQFEAGLVLEGWEVKSLREGRVQLKESFIQIKNGEAWLHGAHISPLLSASTHVVPDAVRRKKLLLHRQELNKLIGAVERKGYTLIPLSMYWVRGRAKLKIGLAKGKKLHDKRASAKDRDWQREKARVMKHG, encoded by the coding sequence ATGGCAAGCAAAAAATCCAAAAAAAACAAGAAGCAGCCGGACAACACCATCGCTCTCAACCGGCAAGCCACGCATGAATATTTCATCGAAGAGCAATTCGAAGCCGGCTTGGTTTTGGAAGGCTGGGAAGTCAAAAGTTTACGCGAAGGCCGGGTGCAGCTGAAAGAGAGCTTCATCCAAATCAAGAACGGCGAAGCCTGGTTGCACGGCGCCCATATTTCCCCTCTTTTGTCGGCATCGACCCACGTCGTCCCCGACGCCGTGCGCCGCAAGAAACTGTTATTGCATCGCCAGGAATTAAACAAGCTTATCGGCGCGGTCGAACGCAAGGGTTATACCCTGATCCCTCTGTCCATGTATTGGGTCAGAGGACGGGCCAAGTTAAAAATCGGCCTGGCCAAGGGCAAGAAACTGCATGATAAGCGCGCCAGCGCCAAGGATCGCGATTGGCAACGCGAAAAAGCGCGCGTGATGAAGCACGGCTGA
- a CDS encoding HopJ type III effector protein has product MTVTEFLDRLKNNETIDFADSMAVIADHYHYQPTAFSNGLGADKLDNPGGTNEGSCKIFAFARLHRLDPAQTLQLFGDYYRKDVLEDPTGSGHQNIRNFMKYGWEGIHFSANALTEK; this is encoded by the coding sequence ATGACCGTTACAGAATTTCTTGATCGCCTGAAAAACAATGAAACCATCGACTTTGCCGACTCCATGGCGGTCATTGCCGACCACTATCATTATCAACCGACCGCTTTCAGCAACGGCCTGGGCGCAGACAAGCTGGACAATCCGGGGGGGACCAACGAAGGCTCCTGCAAAATATTCGCTTTTGCCCGCTTACATCGGCTCGATCCGGCGCAAACCCTGCAATTGTTCGGCGATTATTATCGTAAGGATGTGCTTGAAGATCCAACCGGCAGCGGCCATCAAAACATCCGCAACTTCATGAAATACGGTTGGGAAGGCATTCATTTCTCGGCCAACGCCCTGACGGAAAAATAA
- a CDS encoding NAD(P)/FAD-dependent oxidoreductase, with protein sequence MQIDFLIVGQGLAGSLLGWELCRRGHKILLVDNGKENASQVAAGLINPVTGQRFVKTADVDMLLPLARSYYATLQRFFRQTFFVEKPMLRLLRNEKERQSAEKRLLEAGYRDYLAGISEAEPNVDSPLGLLRQTQTGYLLTVPLLSALKNFFSERNGYLQADIDYADIKLEPELHWRHFRPRRIIFCEGHLARRNPWFNWLPWQPVKGEILTGFSLGEPIGKILNYGHWFIPLPDGYFKTGASFDRDRLDMTVTEPAKAALLRDLHRAYPPSAAARIFRQQAGIRPATQDRQPFIGLHPRYPRLAIFNGFGAKGSLLIPRHCQQFADTLLNDNPLPNHIDIKRHYESHFIA encoded by the coding sequence ATGCAGATCGATTTTTTGATCGTTGGCCAGGGACTGGCCGGTAGCTTGTTAGGTTGGGAGTTATGCCGGCGCGGCCATAAAATCCTGTTGGTCGACAACGGCAAGGAAAACGCGTCGCAGGTGGCCGCCGGCCTGATCAATCCGGTGACCGGGCAGCGCTTCGTCAAAACGGCCGACGTGGATATGCTGTTGCCGCTGGCAAGATCTTATTATGCGACCTTGCAACGGTTTTTCCGGCAGACTTTTTTTGTCGAAAAACCGATGCTGCGCTTGCTACGCAACGAGAAAGAACGCCAAAGCGCCGAAAAGCGCCTGCTCGAAGCCGGCTATCGGGATTACCTGGCCGGCATCAGCGAAGCCGAGCCGAACGTCGACAGCCCTCTCGGCTTGCTGCGGCAGACGCAAACCGGGTATCTACTGACCGTTCCCTTGCTAAGCGCCCTTAAAAATTTCTTCAGCGAACGAAACGGCTATCTGCAAGCCGATATCGACTACGCCGATATAAAGCTTGAACCTGAGCTTCATTGGCGCCACTTTAGGCCGCGCCGCATCATTTTCTGCGAAGGCCATCTGGCGAGACGCAACCCATGGTTTAACTGGTTGCCCTGGCAACCGGTAAAAGGCGAGATCCTGACCGGCTTTTCCCTTGGCGAACCGATCGGGAAAATCCTGAATTACGGCCATTGGTTCATTCCTTTGCCCGACGGATACTTCAAGACCGGCGCGAGCTTCGACCGCGATCGACTGGACATGACCGTCACCGAGCCGGCCAAAGCCGCTCTGCTGCGCGATTTGCACCGCGCCTATCCGCCCTCGGCAGCGGCCAGGATTTTCCGGCAGCAGGCCGGCATTCGCCCGGCTACCCAGGACAGACAACCTTTCATCGGTCTCCATCCCCGTTATCCGCGCTTAGCGATTTTCAACGGCTTCGGCGCCAAAGGCAGCTTATTGATTCCCCGCCACTGCCAACAATTCGCCGACACATTACTTAACGATAACCCACTGCCAAACCATATCGACATCAAACGCCATTATGAGTCGCATTTCATTGCCTGA
- a CDS encoding class I SAM-dependent methyltransferase: MSRISLPETAHRLIEKRLRNGDIAIDATLGNGHDTLFLARHVGTEGHVYGFDIQSHALDSTRARLTQARLIANVTLFHASHADMVSFIPPEQQGRIQAVMFNLGYLPGSDKTVITRAESTLTALGAACEALAPAGVMTILAYPGHAGGDLETEQVQQWLERLEPSHFHCTIYTSSIDKPGAPRLFYLEKGNKLLS, encoded by the coding sequence ATGAGTCGCATTTCATTGCCTGAAACCGCCCACAGATTGATCGAAAAACGACTAAGGAACGGCGATATAGCGATAGACGCCACGCTCGGCAACGGCCACGACACCCTATTTCTAGCACGACATGTGGGAACGGAAGGGCATGTCTACGGCTTCGATATTCAGTCACATGCCCTTGATTCTACCCGCGCGCGCCTGACTCAAGCCAGGCTGATCGCTAACGTCACCCTCTTCCACGCCAGCCATGCCGACATGGTCAGTTTCATTCCACCCGAACAGCAGGGCCGAATTCAAGCCGTCATGTTCAATCTCGGTTATCTGCCCGGCAGCGATAAAACAGTCATCACCCGCGCCGAATCGACCTTGACCGCGCTTGGCGCCGCCTGCGAGGCGTTGGCGCCGGCCGGAGTCATGACGATACTGGCCTATCCCGGCCATGCCGGCGGCGATTTGGAAACCGAACAAGTACAACAATGGCTGGAACGATTGGAGCCATCGCATTTTCATTGCACTATTTATACTAGCAGTATCGACAAGCCTGGCGCGCCACGACTTTTTTACCTTGAGAAAGGCAATAAGCTGCTATCATAG
- the ppnP gene encoding pyrimidine/purine nucleoside phosphorylase: MTEFNKVTVVKKANIYFDGKVSSRTIKFADGSVKTLGFMLPGEYTFGTAAAELMEILEGELQVLLPGSEEWQSVKGGETFTVPANAQFQIKILSPTDYCCSYLQ; encoded by the coding sequence ATGACAGAATTCAACAAAGTCACCGTCGTCAAGAAAGCCAACATCTATTTCGACGGCAAGGTCAGCAGCCGAACCATCAAATTTGCCGACGGCAGCGTCAAAACGCTGGGCTTCATGCTGCCCGGCGAATACACCTTCGGCACCGCCGCTGCCGAATTGATGGAGATTTTGGAAGGCGAATTGCAGGTATTGTTACCGGGGTCCGAAGAGTGGCAATCGGTCAAAGGCGGCGAAACCTTCACTGTGCCCGCCAACGCGCAATTCCAAATCAAAATCCTGTCACCGACCGATTATTGTTGTTCTTATCTGCAATAA
- the cysK gene encoding cysteine synthase A has product MARAINITKLIGNTDLVKLQRLVSEHAAEVLVKLESRNPGGSVKDRIGLAMVVAAEKAGKLDTGGTIIEPTSGNTGIALAMVAAQRGYQCILTMPETMSVERRQLLALYGARIVLTPGTEGMKGAIAKALEILDETPDAFMPQQFENPANPEMHRQTTAQEIWAATDGKVDAFVCGVGTGGTISGVADVIKKRNPDFRVVAVEPAESPVISGGSHSPHKIQGIGAGFIPKNLDVDLIDDIELVSSEDALAMRKRLIEEEGIMAGISSGASVCAALRVAEQMGEGNTVVTMIHDTGERYLSMS; this is encoded by the coding sequence ATGGCTAGAGCGATCAATATAACCAAACTGATCGGCAACACCGATCTGGTTAAATTACAACGTCTAGTTTCCGAACATGCCGCCGAGGTTTTGGTAAAGCTCGAATCGCGTAATCCCGGCGGTTCGGTCAAGGACAGAATTGGGTTGGCGATGGTCGTCGCGGCGGAAAAAGCCGGCAAACTAGATACCGGCGGCACCATAATCGAGCCGACTTCCGGCAATACGGGTATTGCTCTGGCGATGGTCGCGGCGCAGCGCGGTTACCAGTGTATCCTGACCATGCCCGAAACCATGTCGGTGGAAAGAAGGCAGTTATTGGCCCTATACGGTGCGAGAATCGTGTTGACGCCGGGGACAGAAGGCATGAAGGGAGCAATCGCCAAGGCGTTGGAAATTCTCGACGAAACGCCGGACGCCTTCATGCCGCAACAGTTCGAGAACCCCGCCAATCCCGAAATGCACAGGCAAACGACGGCGCAGGAAATCTGGGCCGCAACCGACGGAAAGGTTGACGCTTTCGTCTGTGGCGTGGGAACCGGCGGCACGATTTCCGGAGTCGCCGATGTGATTAAAAAGCGCAATCCGGACTTTCGTGTCGTCGCCGTCGAGCCGGCTGAATCTCCGGTTATTTCGGGAGGTTCGCACAGCCCCCATAAAATTCAAGGTATAGGGGCCGGTTTCATTCCCAAAAATCTGGACGTGGACCTGATTGACGATATCGAACTCGTCAGTAGCGAAGATGCCTTGGCGATGCGCAAACGCCTCATCGAGGAAGAAGGCATTATGGCCGGTATTTCGTCCGGCGCCAGTGTTTGCGCCGCATTACGCGTCGCTGAACAAATGGGGGAAGGCAATACCGTGGTCACCATGATTCACGATACCGGCGAACGCTATTTGAGCATGAGTTAA